In the genome of Pseudoalteromonas rubra, one region contains:
- a CDS encoding response regulator, with translation MTSKHHILIVEDDYDIAEQVMLFFKASGFEISHIADGALVVDWVRANNPEAILMDIMLPNQDGVECMRQIREFSMVPIVMLTAKVSEADRLKGLEFGADDYVCKPFSAAELVMRIKAILRRCQSAPSASQEAAIVVDVDQLIVAIKGNTLSLTKVEFDVFAMLYQSPNRVFSRQQILDHIQPDNFDISDRVIDSHIKNIRKKIKQIDCSPKIVESVYGAGYRFNEQQLDA, from the coding sequence ATGACTTCAAAGCACCATATTCTTATCGTTGAGGATGATTACGATATTGCAGAGCAGGTAATGCTGTTTTTTAAAGCTTCTGGATTCGAAATTTCTCATATTGCTGATGGTGCTCTGGTGGTCGACTGGGTGAGAGCGAACAACCCTGAAGCCATTCTAATGGATATCATGCTGCCAAATCAGGACGGCGTCGAATGCATGCGTCAGATCCGTGAGTTCTCTATGGTCCCTATCGTCATGCTGACCGCTAAGGTATCTGAGGCAGACCGTTTGAAAGGGTTGGAGTTTGGTGCCGATGATTACGTTTGTAAGCCATTCAGTGCTGCTGAACTCGTCATGCGCATCAAAGCGATACTACGTCGCTGTCAGAGCGCTCCTAGTGCCTCTCAGGAAGCCGCAATCGTCGTCGATGTTGATCAGCTCATTGTGGCTATCAAAGGCAACACACTGTCTTTGACTAAGGTTGAGTTTGATGTGTTTGCCATGTTGTACCAGTCTCCTAATCGGGTGTTTTCGCGTCAACAGATCCTGGACCATATTCAGCCCGATAACTTTGATATCTCCGATCGCGTTATCGATAGCCACATCAAAAATATTCGAAAAAAGATAAAGCAAATCGATTGTTCGCCCAAGATAGTTGAGTCAGTCTATGGTGCAGGCTATCGCTTCAATGAGCAACAGCTCGACGCATAA